A window of the Streptomyces finlayi genome harbors these coding sequences:
- a CDS encoding cytidine deaminase translates to MTESTDPQSTAPAAEDRKLITLARSTRARNGVPEGAAVRDETGRTYVAGTVDLGSLKLSALRTAVAMAVASGAKSLEAAAVVTEAGTPADEDRAAVRDLGGPQTPVLLAGPDGTVRLTIQAG, encoded by the coding sequence ATGACCGAGAGCACCGACCCCCAGAGCACCGCACCCGCAGCCGAGGACCGCAAGCTCATCACGCTGGCCCGCTCCACGCGGGCGCGCAACGGAGTGCCCGAGGGCGCCGCCGTCCGTGACGAGACAGGGCGCACATACGTCGCGGGCACCGTCGATCTCGGCTCGCTCAAGCTCAGCGCCCTGCGGACCGCGGTCGCGATGGCCGTGGCGAGCGGCGCGAAGTCCCTGGAGGCTGCGGCCGTGGTCACCGAGGCCGGGACCCCGGCGGACGAGGACCGTGCGGCGGTGCGCGACCTGGGCGGCCCGCAGACCCCGGTGCTGCTGGCAGGCCCCGACGGGACCGTGCGGCTCACCATCCAGGCCGGCTGA
- the ybeY gene encoding rRNA maturation RNase YbeY: protein MSIDVNNESGTEVDEQAILDIARYALARMRIHALSELSVIVVDSDAMEQLHIQWMDLPGPTDVMSFPMDELRPPIKDDEEPPQGLLGDIVLCPEVAKRQGEEAETGHSMDEELQLLTVHGVLHLLGYDHEEPDEKAEMFGLQAAIVDGWRGERGLTGPSPAPTVS from the coding sequence ATGTCGATCGACGTCAACAACGAGTCCGGAACCGAGGTCGACGAGCAGGCGATCCTCGACATCGCCCGCTACGCACTGGCACGGATGCGCATCCACGCGCTCTCCGAGCTCTCGGTGATCGTGGTGGACAGCGACGCCATGGAGCAGCTCCACATCCAGTGGATGGACCTTCCTGGCCCGACCGATGTCATGTCCTTCCCGATGGACGAACTGCGTCCGCCGATCAAGGACGACGAGGAGCCCCCGCAGGGGCTTCTCGGTGACATCGTGCTCTGCCCGGAGGTCGCCAAGCGGCAGGGCGAGGAGGCGGAGACGGGGCACTCCATGGACGAGGAGCTCCAGCTCCTCACCGTCCACGGTGTGCTGCACCTCCTCGGGTACGACCATGAGGAGCCGGACGAGAAGGCCGAGATGTTCGGCCTCCAGGCGGCGATCGTGGACGGCTGGCGCGGCGAGCGCGGGCTGACCGGCCCCTCCCCGGCCCCCACGGTCTCGTGA
- a CDS encoding MFS transporter — MSPRPRAAWPLVAVFTAGYLAAYLLPTIVGRLSTCLGLGSAQAGLVGSALLLSSASAGFALAGRVERYGARRPARTGLLLAFVGYGCAASAASVPLVVLGVVIGGFGSGTATAVATSGIAAQSDPHRTSSLGLLSVSATAGALYLTIPHLGGGHRLPFAAIALVALLVWPATSRLGVPGPAESGVPASGRLPHRRSGLVLAGGMLVWSMAQNALWGVSSRIGVVQVGLSEVTIGAVFAAALGAGLLGVMGAGLLGARLGRAVPIGLGTVIIAGSIVLSSSAGSLGEFATGEIVWNAFYPVVLSYLIGLAASLDVRGRWAVLAGSASSVGVACGPVLGSVLSEAAGYAVMGMILGSVTLLVAAPVTAVALHTGGRPLVPGSVRRRGGAPAALLAATTGSLQGAVPKLGAPEQAVTELAVTALRRRRLGRNAFRTAGPAGGAGQSNAYASTSAR; from the coding sequence ATGTCCCCGCGCCCGCGCGCCGCGTGGCCCTTGGTCGCCGTGTTCACCGCCGGTTACCTCGCCGCCTATCTGCTCCCCACCATCGTCGGCAGGCTCAGCACCTGTCTGGGTCTCGGTTCGGCCCAGGCCGGTCTGGTCGGCAGTGCCCTCCTGCTGAGCTCGGCCTCCGCCGGCTTCGCGCTCGCCGGCCGCGTCGAGAGGTACGGGGCGCGGAGACCGGCGCGTACCGGGCTGCTGCTGGCCTTCGTGGGATACGGCTGCGCCGCCTCGGCCGCCTCCGTGCCCCTGGTCGTCCTGGGTGTCGTCATCGGCGGTTTCGGCTCCGGTACGGCGACCGCGGTCGCCACCTCGGGCATCGCCGCGCAGAGCGATCCGCACCGGACCTCGTCGCTGGGGCTGCTCAGCGTGTCCGCGACCGCGGGCGCTCTCTACCTGACGATCCCGCACCTCGGCGGCGGCCACCGGCTGCCGTTCGCCGCGATCGCGCTCGTCGCGCTGCTCGTCTGGCCCGCGACCTCGCGCCTCGGTGTTCCCGGACCCGCGGAGTCCGGCGTCCCGGCGTCCGGGCGGCTCCCGCACCGCCGCTCCGGTCTGGTGCTGGCGGGCGGCATGCTCGTCTGGTCCATGGCGCAGAACGCCCTGTGGGGGGTGAGCAGCCGGATCGGTGTCGTGCAGGTGGGACTCTCCGAGGTCACCATCGGCGCGGTGTTCGCCGCCGCGCTCGGGGCGGGTCTGCTCGGCGTGATGGGCGCCGGACTGCTCGGCGCACGGCTCGGCCGGGCCGTGCCGATCGGCCTCGGCACGGTGATCATCGCCGGGAGCATCGTGCTCAGCTCCTCGGCCGGGAGCCTCGGTGAGTTCGCGACCGGGGAGATCGTGTGGAACGCCTTCTACCCGGTGGTCCTGTCCTATCTGATCGGCCTGGCCGCCTCGCTCGACGTACGGGGCCGCTGGGCGGTCCTGGCGGGCTCCGCCTCGTCCGTCGGGGTGGCCTGCGGGCCCGTGCTGGGCAGCGTGCTGTCCGAGGCCGCGGGTTACGCCGTGATGGGAATGATCCTGGGGTCCGTCACCCTCCTGGTCGCGGCGCCCGTCACCGCGGTCGCCCTGCACACCGGTGGACGTCCGCTGGTGCCCGGCTCGGTCCGCCGCAGGGGTGGTGCTCCGGCCGCCCTGCTCGCCGCCACCACCGGCTCCCTCCAGGGGGCCGTGCCCAAGCTGGGCGCACCGGAACAGGCCGTCACGGAACTGGCCGTTACCGCGCTGCGCCGCAGGCGCCTGGGCAGGAACGCGTTCCGGACGGCCGGTCCGGCGGGCGGCGCCGGTCAGTCGAACGCGTACGCCTCGACCTCGGCGAGGTAA
- a CDS encoding PhoH family protein — MTQTPTQPQARAQIRIPAAHPMVMLLGSGDSLLRVIETAFPAVDIHVRGNEISAVGDAPDVLLIQRLFDEMVLVLRTGLPMTEDAVERSIAMLRASENGDGDGPETPADVLTQNILSSRGRTIRPKTLNQKRYVDAIDKHTIVFGIGPAGTGKTYLAMAKAVQALQSKQVSRIILTRPAVEAGERLGFLPGTLFDKIDPYLRPLYDALHDMLDPDSIPRLMAAGTIEVAPLAYMRGRSQPVFTNVLTPDGWRAIGDLQVGDLVIGSNGEPTPVLGVYPQGEKDIYRVSAQDGSWTLCCGEHLWTVRTASDKRRDEPWRVLETKEMIGNLRAAHARRYELPMLTAPVCQPEREVPMDPYALGLLLGDGSLTGSTTPSFATGDPEPAMALETSLPGAVVRYKGGPDHVLNRVKSPGDVVTLENPVTRSLRALDLMGTRSHSEFIPDVYLHNSAEVRLALLQGLLDADGGPVTQTDRTCRIQYTTTSIVLRDDVIALVQSLGGVAYTRRRQAEGRAPGLAKGREVHHRYDAHVVDIRLPDGVEPFRLARKRDTYHAAGGGGRPMRFIDSIEPAGREESVCIQVAAEDSLYVTQDYLLTHNTLNDAFIILDEAQNTSAEQMKMFLTRLGFDSKIVVTGDVTQVDLPSGTKSGLRQVQDILEGVQDVHFSRLTSQDVVRHKLVGRIVDAYEKYDSRESPNGK, encoded by the coding sequence ATGACTCAGACACCCACACAGCCGCAGGCGCGTGCCCAGATCCGGATTCCGGCCGCACACCCCATGGTGATGCTCCTGGGATCGGGCGACTCGCTGCTGCGCGTGATCGAGACGGCATTCCCGGCAGTCGACATCCACGTCCGGGGCAATGAAATCAGCGCTGTCGGGGACGCGCCTGACGTCCTCCTGATCCAGCGACTGTTCGACGAGATGGTGCTGGTGCTCCGCACCGGTCTGCCGATGACGGAGGACGCAGTGGAACGCTCGATCGCCATGCTCAGGGCGAGCGAGAACGGCGACGGGGACGGTCCCGAGACCCCCGCCGACGTACTCACCCAGAACATCCTGTCCAGCCGCGGCCGCACGATCCGCCCCAAGACCCTCAACCAGAAGCGGTACGTCGACGCGATCGACAAGCACACGATCGTCTTCGGTATCGGTCCCGCGGGCACCGGCAAGACCTATCTCGCCATGGCGAAGGCGGTCCAGGCGCTCCAGTCCAAGCAGGTCAGCCGGATCATCCTGACCCGGCCCGCCGTCGAGGCGGGAGAGCGGCTCGGCTTCCTGCCCGGCACGCTCTTCGACAAGATCGACCCGTATCTGCGCCCGCTCTACGACGCACTGCACGACATGCTCGACCCCGACTCGATCCCGCGGCTGATGGCGGCGGGCACGATCGAGGTGGCGCCCCTGGCGTACATGCGGGGCAGGTCGCAACCTGTCTTCACGAACGTCCTGACGCCGGATGGCTGGCGCGCCATCGGTGACCTTCAGGTCGGAGACCTGGTCATCGGCTCGAACGGCGAGCCGACCCCGGTTCTCGGTGTGTATCCGCAGGGCGAGAAGGACATCTACCGCGTCAGCGCCCAGGACGGTTCCTGGACCCTGTGCTGCGGTGAGCACCTGTGGACGGTCCGTACGGCGTCGGACAAGCGCAGGGACGAACCGTGGAGGGTGCTTGAGACGAAGGAGATGATCGGCAACCTCCGTGCGGCTCATGCGCGCCGCTACGAGTTGCCGATGCTGACCGCGCCGGTCTGCCAGCCCGAGCGCGAGGTCCCCATGGATCCGTACGCGCTCGGCCTGCTGCTGGGCGACGGTTCCTTGACCGGGTCCACCACGCCTTCCTTCGCGACGGGCGATCCCGAGCCGGCCATGGCCCTGGAGACCTCGCTTCCAGGGGCCGTCGTGCGGTACAAGGGAGGACCGGACCATGTCCTGAACCGCGTGAAGTCACCTGGCGACGTGGTCACCTTGGAGAACCCGGTCACCCGTTCTCTGCGTGCACTCGACCTCATGGGCACCCGCTCGCACTCCGAGTTCATCCCGGACGTGTACTTGCACAACTCCGCCGAGGTGCGGTTGGCCCTGCTCCAGGGGCTTCTTGACGCGGACGGCGGACCGGTCACCCAGACCGACCGCACGTGCCGCATCCAGTACACGACCACGTCGATCGTCCTGCGGGACGACGTCATCGCGCTGGTCCAGTCGCTGGGTGGTGTCGCTTACACCCGCCGTCGGCAGGCCGAGGGCCGGGCGCCGGGGCTCGCGAAGGGCCGCGAAGTCCACCACCGCTACGACGCGCACGTCGTCGACATCCGTCTTCCGGATGGCGTGGAGCCGTTCCGTCTCGCCCGTAAGCGCGATACGTATCACGCGGCAGGGGGCGGTGGCCGCCCCATGCGTTTCATCGACAGCATCGAGCCCGCAGGCCGCGAGGAGTCCGTCTGTATCCAGGTGGCGGCCGAGGACTCGCTGTACGTCACCCAGGACTACCTGCTGACCCACAACACACTCAATGACGCCTTCATCATTCTCGACGAGGCGCAGAACACCAGCGCCGAACAGATGAAGATGTTCCTGACCCGGCTCGGCTTCGACTCGAAGATCGTCGTCACCGGTGACGTCACCCAGGTCGACCTGCCGAGCGGCACCAAGAGCGGTCTGCGGCAGGTCCAGGACATCCTGGAAGGCGTCCAGGACGTCCACTTCTCCCGGCTCACCTCCCAGGATGTCGTCCGGCACAAGCTGGTCGGCCGTATCGTCGACGCGTACGAGAAGTACGACAGCCGAGAAAGCCCCAACGGGAAGTAG
- a CDS encoding MmcQ/YjbR family DNA-binding protein, with protein sequence MTPQELRAFCLEFNASVEEFPFGPEASVFKVLGKMFALSVLDARPLTVNLKCDPDDAIRLREEHDAIVPGRHMNKRHWNTVTVSGLPDGMVRELIEDSYDLVVAGLPKAERLRLDRP encoded by the coding sequence ATGACGCCGCAGGAGCTGAGGGCGTTCTGTCTGGAGTTCAACGCGAGCGTGGAGGAATTCCCGTTCGGGCCCGAGGCATCGGTCTTCAAGGTGCTCGGCAAGATGTTCGCGCTCAGTGTGCTGGACGCCCGCCCGCTGACGGTGAACCTGAAGTGCGACCCGGACGACGCGATCCGGCTCCGTGAGGAGCACGACGCGATCGTTCCGGGCCGGCACATGAACAAGCGCCACTGGAACACCGTGACGGTCTCCGGCCTCCCCGACGGAATGGTCCGGGAGCTGATCGAGGACTCCTACGACCTGGTGGTGGCGGGCCTGCCGAAGGCGGAACGGCTCCGCCTCGACCGCCCCTGA
- a CDS encoding WxL protein peptidoglycan domain-containing protein, with translation MRRLSALLLAATALLYAAPGTARAADNGEWSVEPASFGTGRPYFYLSTGPGTTLTDRVTVTNKTARPLTFRLYAADAYNTARDGGFAVRTHDEPRRGVGAWAKPARDRVTVPARSSVTVPYTLNVPEAAEPGDHPGAIVALDERVAPGGPGAVAVGVRRAVAARVYLRVNGPTMPALTVEDLSVEHTRPLIPGTGTSRAVISYTLHNRGNVTLSPEVVLRAEGLFGRTLLARDLKKIPSELLPRQKVRLTEPWAGAPQLEWGRIELTAGARDTRETAGVSYIALPWPFAAVLLVIVATGTGLWIRARRRRPHPS, from the coding sequence GTGCGCAGACTGTCCGCACTGCTCCTGGCCGCGACCGCCCTGCTGTACGCCGCCCCGGGCACCGCCCGGGCCGCCGACAACGGGGAGTGGTCCGTCGAGCCCGCGTCCTTCGGGACGGGGCGCCCGTACTTCTACCTCTCCACCGGTCCCGGCACCACGCTCACCGACCGGGTCACCGTGACCAACAAGACCGCCCGCCCCCTGACCTTCCGGCTGTACGCCGCCGACGCCTACAACACGGCCCGCGACGGCGGCTTCGCCGTCCGCACCCACGACGAGCCCAGGCGGGGAGTCGGCGCCTGGGCGAAGCCGGCCCGCGACCGGGTCACGGTCCCCGCGCGCTCCTCGGTCACCGTCCCGTACACCCTCAACGTCCCCGAGGCCGCGGAGCCGGGCGACCATCCCGGTGCGATCGTGGCCCTCGACGAGCGCGTCGCCCCCGGCGGGCCGGGCGCGGTCGCCGTCGGCGTCCGGAGGGCGGTCGCGGCCCGGGTCTATCTGCGGGTGAACGGGCCGACCATGCCCGCCCTCACCGTCGAAGACCTGTCGGTCGAGCACACCCGGCCGCTGATCCCCGGCACCGGGACGAGCCGCGCCGTCATCTCGTACACGCTCCACAACCGCGGCAACGTCACGCTCAGTCCCGAGGTCGTCCTGAGGGCCGAGGGCCTCTTCGGCCGGACGCTGCTCGCCCGCGATCTGAAGAAGATCCCCTCCGAACTGCTGCCCCGCCAGAAGGTCCGGCTCACCGAACCCTGGGCCGGCGCCCCCCAGCTGGAATGGGGCCGGATCGAGCTCACCGCGGGCGCGCGGGACACCAGGGAGACCGCGGGGGTCTCGTACATCGCGCTGCCCTGGCCGTTCGCAGCGGTTCTGCTGGTGATCGTCGCAACGGGTACGGGCCTGTGGATACGGGCACGCCGACGCCGTCCGCACCCCTCCTGA
- a CDS encoding carbohydrate kinase family protein: protein MSTGSSGIDPLVGVRVPDDPACDVFLTGTVFLDIVFTGLDSAPVRGTESWARGMGSSPGGVANMATALARLGLRTSMAAAFGDDHYGEYCRDALEQGEGIDLSMSYTVPGWHSPVTVSMAYEGERTMVSHGHEAPAPTAQTIRGRTFPHCPPRARAAIASLAPGRSEPWVATAARNGALIFADVGWDETGRWDLDALTGLDHCAAFLPNAEEAMRYTRTDCPRAAAHALAERVPLAVVTLGADGAYAVDRTTGTAAEVPAIEVEALDPTGAGDVFVAGFVTGTLADWPLADRLAFAGLTAALSVQEFGGSLSAPGWSEIAAWWQQVRTHADQDPAALERYAFLEDLLPAATRSWPLRRAVPTIGFRQ, encoded by the coding sequence GTGAGCACAGGCAGTTCAGGCATCGACCCGCTCGTGGGAGTGCGGGTCCCGGACGACCCGGCATGCGACGTGTTCCTGACGGGCACGGTCTTCCTCGACATCGTCTTCACCGGCCTGGACAGCGCACCCGTGCGCGGTACGGAGTCCTGGGCCCGCGGTATGGGGTCGAGCCCCGGCGGCGTCGCCAACATGGCCACCGCGCTCGCCCGGCTCGGCCTGCGCACCTCGATGGCCGCGGCGTTCGGCGACGACCACTACGGGGAGTACTGCCGGGACGCGCTCGAACAGGGCGAGGGCATCGACCTGTCGATGTCGTACACCGTGCCGGGCTGGCACTCGCCCGTCACCGTCTCCATGGCGTACGAGGGCGAACGCACCATGGTCTCGCACGGCCACGAGGCCCCCGCTCCCACGGCGCAGACCATCCGCGGCAGGACGTTCCCGCACTGCCCGCCACGCGCCCGCGCCGCCATCGCCTCCCTGGCCCCCGGCCGCAGCGAGCCCTGGGTCGCCACCGCGGCACGCAACGGCGCCCTGATCTTCGCCGACGTCGGCTGGGACGAGACCGGCCGCTGGGACCTGGACGCGCTGACCGGTCTCGACCACTGCGCGGCCTTCCTCCCCAACGCCGAGGAAGCGATGCGCTACACCCGGACCGACTGCCCGCGCGCGGCGGCCCACGCCCTGGCCGAGCGGGTGCCGCTGGCCGTGGTCACCCTCGGGGCGGACGGCGCCTACGCGGTCGACCGGACGACGGGAACCGCCGCCGAGGTACCCGCCATCGAGGTGGAAGCCCTCGACCCGACCGGCGCGGGCGACGTCTTCGTGGCGGGCTTCGTCACCGGCACACTGGCGGACTGGCCGCTCGCCGACCGCCTGGCCTTCGCCGGACTGACCGCCGCGCTCTCCGTGCAGGAGTTCGGCGGCTCACTGTCGGCCCCCGGCTGGTCGGAGATCGCCGCCTGGTGGCAGCAGGTACGCACCCACGCCGACCAGGACCCGGCGGCCCTTGAGCGGTACGCCTTCCTGGAGGACCTGCTGCCGGCCGCCACCCGCTCCTGGCCGCTGCGCCGCGCCGTACCGACCATCGGCTTCCGGCAGTAG
- a CDS encoding adenosine deaminase, protein MHLPKAELHLHIEGTLEPELAFALAGRNGVTLPFADTEELRTAYLFDGLQTFLDLYYALMTVLRTEEDFEDLANAYLTRAAAQGVRHAEIFFDPQAHTARGVPIGTVVEGLGRALDRSEETHGISTQLIMCFLRDQSAGSALETLEAAKPYLHRISAVGLDSAEVGHPPSKFREVYEAAGALGLRKVAHAGEEGPPAYIHEALDVLGVERIDHGLRCMEDPDLVKRLVADRVPLTLCPLSNVRLRAIDILEEHPLRAMMDAGLLCTVNSDDPAYFGGYVGDTFHAVHEALGLDNEHLRTLARNSFEAAFLDHDEERRARYLAEVEAYAFD, encoded by the coding sequence CACCCTCGAACCCGAGCTGGCCTTCGCGCTCGCCGGACGCAACGGGGTGACGCTGCCCTTCGCCGACACCGAGGAGCTGCGCACCGCCTACCTCTTCGACGGTCTCCAGACCTTCCTCGACCTCTACTACGCGCTGATGACCGTGCTGCGCACCGAGGAGGACTTCGAGGACCTCGCGAACGCCTACCTCACCCGCGCCGCCGCCCAGGGCGTCCGGCACGCGGAGATCTTCTTCGACCCGCAGGCGCACACCGCCCGCGGTGTCCCGATCGGCACCGTCGTCGAAGGACTCGGCCGGGCGCTGGACCGCAGCGAGGAGACGCACGGCATCTCCACCCAGCTGATCATGTGCTTCCTGCGCGATCAGTCGGCCGGATCGGCGCTGGAGACCCTGGAGGCCGCGAAGCCGTATCTGCACCGGATCAGCGCCGTCGGCCTCGACTCGGCAGAGGTCGGCCACCCGCCGTCGAAGTTCCGCGAGGTGTACGAGGCGGCCGGCGCCCTCGGACTGCGCAAGGTCGCCCACGCGGGCGAGGAGGGCCCGCCCGCGTACATCCACGAGGCCCTGGACGTCCTCGGCGTCGAGCGTATCGACCACGGACTGCGCTGCATGGAGGACCCGGACCTGGTGAAGCGGCTGGTCGCGGACCGCGTACCGCTCACGCTCTGCCCGCTGTCCAACGTACGGCTGCGTGCCATCGACATCCTGGAGGAGCACCCCCTGCGGGCCATGATGGACGCCGGACTGCTCTGCACGGTGAACTCCGACGACCCGGCCTACTTCGGCGGATATGTCGGAGACACCTTCCACGCCGTCCACGAGGCACTCGGCCTGGACAACGAACATCTGCGCACGCTGGCCCGCAACTCCTTCGAGGCGGCCTTCCTCGACCACGACGAGGAGCGCAGGGCGCGTTACCTCGCCGAGGTCGAGGCGTACGCGTTCGACTGA
- a CDS encoding beta-xylosidase, with amino-acid sequence MAQLGPPSRRSAGRRRRWAAVVGVTALAVAGGGVLAPPAGATAGASAAVDFATRCVPPPIAGIPPIEGTTTAQITVDNTTPTVGDTVTVTYKVVKPAASNPVDLPLPADIMTPTGKLTLAGAQTGSVTVTGPKKNAPVPGLGEFPPFEMTGTFVVTAPGEIRLSPGDYNIHTSYLMELDTPCTVKNPPAPVSETITATGGGGPVNERAITLGTASGKPGERVTVTGTRFTPDAEVTVAGWNGSAPTADKITSKVAAGGGFTFRPKITDPSTIGIVAFEGTSWDPAKGAGPAAYSLVGDVPPLSQRIDTLVKGGSLSMTQVGDTVELTAVDFGKGGASTGALNTVTVKDFRGGPAGWSLTGRVTDFTGPGGAAVDAGELSWTPACATKAGSPSTCAAGSEGAVGSAGATLASTPNAAFTGGEFTVDAGLSLDVPEFTAPGAYSGVLTLTLS; translated from the coding sequence ATGGCACAACTGGGACCGCCGAGCCGAAGATCCGCTGGGCGAAGGCGCCGTTGGGCGGCAGTCGTGGGGGTGACCGCACTCGCGGTCGCCGGGGGAGGGGTGCTGGCGCCCCCCGCCGGAGCGACGGCCGGGGCCTCGGCGGCGGTGGACTTCGCCACCCGCTGCGTGCCGCCGCCGATCGCGGGCATCCCGCCGATCGAGGGCACGACCACCGCGCAGATCACCGTCGACAACACCACTCCCACGGTGGGTGACACGGTCACCGTGACCTACAAGGTCGTCAAGCCGGCGGCCAGCAACCCCGTGGACCTGCCGTTGCCCGCCGACATCATGACGCCCACCGGGAAGCTGACCCTGGCCGGGGCCCAGACCGGCTCCGTCACCGTCACGGGGCCGAAGAAGAACGCACCGGTGCCCGGCCTGGGTGAGTTCCCGCCCTTCGAGATGACCGGCACCTTCGTGGTCACCGCACCCGGCGAGATCAGGCTGTCGCCCGGTGACTACAACATCCACACCAGCTACCTCATGGAGCTGGACACCCCCTGCACAGTGAAGAACCCGCCCGCCCCGGTCTCCGAGACGATCACCGCGACGGGCGGTGGCGGCCCGGTCAACGAACGCGCCATCACCCTGGGCACGGCTTCGGGGAAGCCCGGAGAGCGGGTGACCGTGACCGGAACCAGGTTCACCCCGGACGCCGAGGTGACCGTCGCCGGCTGGAACGGCTCCGCGCCGACCGCCGACAAGATCACCTCCAAGGTGGCCGCCGGTGGCGGCTTCACCTTCCGGCCGAAGATCACCGATCCGTCGACCATCGGCATCGTCGCGTTCGAGGGCACGAGCTGGGACCCGGCGAAGGGCGCGGGCCCTGCCGCGTACTCCCTCGTCGGCGACGTGCCCCCGCTCAGTCAGCGGATCGACACCCTGGTGAAGGGCGGCAGCCTGTCCATGACCCAGGTCGGCGACACCGTCGAGCTGACGGCAGTCGACTTCGGCAAGGGCGGCGCGTCCACCGGGGCGCTGAACACGGTGACGGTCAAGGACTTCCGCGGCGGACCCGCGGGCTGGTCCCTGACCGGCAGAGTCACCGACTTCACCGGTCCGGGCGGCGCGGCCGTCGACGCCGGGGAGCTGAGCTGGACCCCGGCCTGCGCGACCAAGGCCGGCAGCCCGAGTACGTGTGCCGCCGGCTCCGAGGGCGCTGTCGGCAGTGCGGGGGCGACCCTGGCCTCCACACCGAACGCCGCTTTCACCGGCGGCGAGTTCACCGTCGACGCCGGGCTCTCCCTCGACGTACCCGAGTTCACGGCCCCCGGTGCCTACTCCGGCGTCCTGACCCTCACCCTCTCCTGA
- a CDS encoding hemolysin family protein, whose amino-acid sequence MSTPLISGAVLLLVVGWLAACAEAGIARTSSFRAAEAVRSGRRGSAKLEQVAADPTRYLNVALLVRVACEMSAGVLVTYACLKEFPETWEALAVAMGVMVLVSYVAIGVSPRTIGRQHPLNTATAAAYVLLPLARIMGPIPQLLILLGNALTPGKGFRKGPFASEAELRAMVDLAEQESLIEDDERRMVHSVFELGDTLAREVMVPRTDLVCIERYKTIRQALTLALRSGFSRIPVTGENEDDIVGMVYLKDLVRKTHVNRESEADPVSTAMRPAAFVPDTKNAGDLLREMQQDRSHVAVVIDEYGGTAGIVTIEDILEEIVGEITDEYDRELPPVQPLENGRFRVTARLDIGDLGELFGLDEYDDEDVETVGGLLAKALGRVPIAGASSVVDLPDGRRLRLTAESPAGRRNKIVTVLAEPQEAETV is encoded by the coding sequence GTGAGCACGCCCCTCATCTCCGGCGCCGTCCTGCTGCTCGTCGTCGGCTGGCTCGCGGCCTGTGCGGAGGCGGGCATCGCCCGTACGTCGAGCTTCCGGGCCGCCGAGGCGGTCCGGTCCGGGCGGCGCGGCAGCGCCAAGCTGGAACAGGTCGCGGCCGACCCGACGCGTTATCTCAACGTGGCCCTGCTGGTGCGGGTCGCCTGCGAGATGTCGGCCGGGGTGCTGGTCACGTACGCCTGTCTGAAGGAATTCCCGGAGACCTGGGAGGCGCTGGCCGTGGCGATGGGCGTCATGGTCCTCGTCTCGTACGTCGCCATCGGGGTCTCCCCGCGCACCATCGGCCGCCAGCACCCGCTGAACACGGCGACGGCTGCGGCGTACGTCCTGCTGCCGCTGGCCAGGATCATGGGGCCGATTCCGCAGCTGCTGATCCTTCTCGGCAACGCGCTGACCCCCGGCAAGGGCTTCCGCAAGGGGCCGTTCGCCAGCGAGGCCGAACTGCGTGCCATGGTCGACCTGGCCGAGCAGGAGTCGCTGATCGAGGACGACGAGCGCCGCATGGTGCACTCGGTCTTCGAACTCGGCGACACGCTCGCACGCGAGGTGATGGTTCCGCGCACGGACCTGGTCTGCATCGAGCGTTACAAGACGATCCGCCAGGCACTGACGCTGGCGCTGCGCTCGGGCTTCTCGCGCATACCGGTGACCGGGGAGAACGAGGACGACATCGTCGGCATGGTGTATCTGAAGGACCTGGTCCGCAAGACGCACGTCAACCGGGAGTCGGAGGCCGATCCGGTCTCCACGGCGATGCGGCCGGCCGCGTTCGTGCCGGACACGAAGAACGCCGGCGATCTGCTGCGCGAGATGCAGCAGGACCGCAGCCATGTCGCCGTCGTCATCGACGAGTACGGCGGCACGGCGGGCATCGTCACCATCGAGGACATCCTGGAGGAGATCGTCGGCGAGATCACCGACGAGTACGACCGTGAGCTGCCGCCCGTGCAGCCGCTGGAGAACGGCCGCTTCCGGGTCACGGCCAGGCTCGACATCGGCGACCTCGGGGAGCTCTTCGGCCTCGACGAGTACGACGACGAAGACGTCGAGACGGTGGGCGGCCTCCTCGCCAAGGCGCTGGGCAGGGTCCCGATCGCGGGCGCATCGTCCGTGGTGGACCTCCCCGACGGCCGCAGGCTCCGGCTGACCGCCGAGTCTCCTGCGGGCCGCCGGAACAAGATCGTCACGGTGCTGGCGGAACCGCAGGAGGCGGAGACCGTATGA